A single genomic interval of Syntrophobotulus glycolicus DSM 8271 harbors:
- the hgcB gene encoding mercury methylation ferredoxin HgcB, protein MKHRYLKNVATLNLLVEKCVGCERCTEVCPHGVFGIADKRAKLKDRDSCMECGACAMNCPVNAISVEASVGCAAAIIRGWFTGSEPSCDCSGSGDCC, encoded by the coding sequence ATGAAACATAGATATTTGAAGAATGTTGCTACTTTGAATTTATTGGTTGAAAAATGCGTGGGCTGTGAAAGGTGTACTGAGGTTTGCCCTCATGGTGTATTCGGTATAGCCGATAAGAGAGCAAAGCTAAAGGACAGGGACAGCTGTATGGAATGTGGCGCCTGCGCAATGAATTGTCCGGTAAATGCTATTTCAGTGGAGGCAAGTGTCGGGTGTGCCGCCGCTATCATCCGGGGTTGGTTTACCGGAAGCGAACCAAGCTGCGACTGTTCTGGCAGCGGAGATTGCTGCTAA
- the hgcA gene encoding mercury methylation corrinoid protein HgcA — protein MKARIRKSSCCSSGCCCGAEDAENSAVQQNIPVISTEISFKDILGAWKVRWGIGRMSYTVAPGLYAVGSPDRTSPVLVSANYKLTFDSLRKELSALNCWLLILDTKGVNVWCAAGKGTFGTDELVSRISATGLSEVVSQKKLILPQLGAVGVSAHEVTKRTGFSVIYGPVRAKEIKKFVDSGFQATEEMRTVRFTAWDRLALTPIQLMQAAKSGLMVLGMLFLINLFAIRLFGLSDFIIGAGSVMMGTVITPLLLPFIPGRAFAWKGWLVGFIWTAVFVWFRGWLVSDNLLLGIGYLLVLPSLSAFLAMDFTGSSTYTSFSGVIKEMKLSLPFILASSVIGIVLVLIKSFMA, from the coding sequence ATGAAAGCAAGAATCCGAAAATCCTCATGCTGTTCATCCGGATGCTGCTGCGGGGCAGAGGACGCTGAAAACAGTGCCGTCCAACAAAATATTCCGGTGATTTCAACGGAAATCAGCTTCAAGGATATTCTAGGGGCATGGAAAGTGCGTTGGGGTATTGGCAGGATGAGTTACACGGTTGCCCCCGGTCTTTATGCCGTGGGTTCACCGGATAGAACCTCTCCTGTGTTGGTTAGCGCCAATTATAAGCTGACATTCGATTCCCTGAGAAAAGAACTATCCGCCTTGAATTGCTGGCTTCTCATTCTGGATACAAAAGGTGTTAACGTCTGGTGCGCGGCCGGTAAAGGAACTTTCGGAACCGATGAGTTGGTCAGCCGTATATCAGCAACCGGTCTATCTGAAGTCGTGTCACAGAAAAAACTGATTTTACCTCAGCTTGGCGCTGTCGGCGTGAGCGCACATGAAGTGACTAAACGGACAGGTTTTTCAGTAATATACGGTCCGGTCAGGGCAAAAGAGATAAAGAAATTTGTCGATTCTGGATTTCAAGCTACGGAAGAAATGCGCACCGTAAGATTTACAGCATGGGATAGGTTGGCACTCACACCTATACAGTTGATGCAGGCAGCTAAATCTGGACTAATGGTGTTAGGCATGTTGTTCCTCATTAATTTGTTTGCGATAAGGCTTTTTGGGCTTTCCGACTTCATAATTGGGGCAGGTTCTGTCATGATGGGAACAGTCATCACGCCACTGCTGCTGCCTTTCATACCTGGCAGAGCATTTGCATGGAAAGGCTGGCTGGTGGGGTTCATATGGACCGCTGTATTTGTGTGGTTTAGAGGCTGGCTTGTCTCGGACAACCTACTGCTTGGCATAGGATACTTACTGGTATTGCCCTCGCTTTCAGCATTTCTCGCGATGGATTTCACAGGCTCGTCGACCTACACGTCCTTCTCTGGTGTCATTAAGGAAATGAAATTATCGCTGCCATTCATTCTTGCTTCATCTGTTATAGGAATCGTGCTGGTATTGATAAAGAGCTTTATGGCTTGA
- a CDS encoding ArsR/SmtB family transcription factor has protein sequence MENKFLEHAKVFKAFCDETRLMVLELLQSGEKCACVLLEKVNVGQSTLSHHMKILVESGVVSARREGKWTYYSISEGGSLYAARLLSQLTTITDDDEVAGMRCGK, from the coding sequence GTGGAAAATAAATTTCTTGAACATGCTAAAGTATTCAAAGCCTTCTGTGACGAAACGAGACTTATGGTTTTGGAGCTGCTGCAAAGCGGTGAAAAATGCGCCTGTGTACTGCTGGAAAAAGTCAATGTTGGTCAGTCGACCCTTTCTCATCATATGAAAATTCTTGTGGAGAGCGGGGTTGTATCCGCACGCCGAGAAGGGAAATGGACGTATTACTCTATCAGCGAGGGTGGCAGCCTATATGCCGCCAGGTTGTTGAGCCAGCTGACAACGATAACAGATGACGATGAGGTCGCGGGAATGAGGTGCGGTAAATGA
- the purH gene encoding bifunctional phosphoribosylaminoimidazolecarboxamide formyltransferase/IMP cyclohydrolase gives MNKRALISVSDKAGIVEFAGSLAELGFQIISTGGTYKTLEQAGLPVIYVSEITGFPEILDGRVKTLHPVIHGGILAMDSEEHKAQCKEHGIELIDLVCVNLYPFRETIAKEGVSFEDAIENIDIGGPTMVRSAAKNHERVTIVVNPENYREVIEQLKKHGHVPLSLRKRLAAEAFAHTAEYDRLIAGYLEGQIDQEAYFPRNLRIFATKVQDLRYGENPGQKAAFYADPEAGKGTLAYGRQLQGKELSYNNWMDMDAAWCLVQEYRENVCAIIKHTNPCGLAIADSVVEAYEKALACDPVSAFGGIIAFNRVVDDKTAEAISKRFYEVIIAPDFTPEAQKILAAKVNLRLFAVGREEAAFIRGCKIRTVNGGFLLQDEDIATVESHDWQVVSNARPTEDDLAELEFAWKVCKHVKSNAIVVTNNRKILGVGAGQMNRVGSAGIALEQAGERAKDAYLASDAYFPFSDSVDVAYEYGIKAIVQPGGSIRDKEVIDRANELGMILLFTGRRHFRH, from the coding sequence ATGAACAAAAGGGCTCTGATCAGTGTATCGGATAAGGCCGGAATTGTTGAATTTGCCGGAAGTCTTGCGGAATTGGGTTTTCAAATCATCTCGACGGGCGGAACATATAAGACATTGGAACAGGCAGGTCTTCCTGTAATATATGTGAGCGAAATAACAGGGTTTCCGGAGATTCTTGACGGCAGGGTGAAGACTCTGCATCCTGTTATTCACGGCGGTATTTTAGCGATGGATTCCGAGGAGCATAAGGCGCAGTGCAAAGAACATGGGATAGAATTGATTGATCTGGTCTGTGTCAATCTATATCCGTTCCGGGAAACGATTGCCAAAGAAGGAGTCAGCTTTGAAGATGCCATTGAAAATATCGACATCGGCGGGCCGACTATGGTCCGGTCCGCGGCAAAGAACCATGAGAGAGTCACGATCGTAGTAAATCCGGAGAATTACAGGGAAGTGATTGAGCAGTTAAAGAAACATGGTCATGTGCCGCTGTCTTTGCGTAAGCGCCTGGCGGCAGAAGCTTTTGCCCATACTGCCGAATACGACAGGCTGATCGCCGGTTACCTGGAAGGCCAGATTGACCAGGAAGCTTACTTTCCTCGAAACCTCCGTATTTTTGCCACGAAGGTGCAGGATTTACGGTATGGGGAAAACCCAGGTCAAAAGGCTGCTTTTTATGCTGACCCTGAAGCCGGTAAGGGAACATTGGCTTATGGCCGTCAGCTGCAGGGAAAGGAATTGTCCTATAACAACTGGATGGACATGGATGCCGCCTGGTGTTTGGTTCAGGAATATCGGGAAAATGTCTGTGCGATTATCAAACATACCAATCCCTGTGGGCTGGCTATAGCGGATTCAGTAGTGGAGGCCTATGAGAAGGCCTTAGCCTGTGATCCTGTATCGGCCTTTGGCGGGATCATTGCGTTTAACCGGGTAGTAGATGATAAAACCGCTGAAGCGATCAGCAAAAGATTTTATGAAGTGATCATTGCACCCGACTTTACTCCGGAGGCACAGAAAATTCTAGCTGCTAAGGTAAATTTGCGGCTCTTTGCGGTAGGACGGGAAGAAGCAGCCTTTATCCGGGGCTGTAAAATCAGGACGGTCAACGGCGGATTTCTTCTTCAGGATGAAGATATTGCCACAGTGGAATCACATGATTGGCAGGTCGTTTCCAATGCCCGCCCGACCGAGGATGACCTGGCCGAGCTGGAATTTGCCTGGAAAGTATGTAAGCATGTCAAATCAAATGCTATCGTAGTGACCAATAATAGAAAAATACTGGGGGTAGGGGCAGGCCAAATGAACAGAGTGGGTTCGGCAGGAATCGCTTTGGAACAGGCCGGGGAAAGAGCTAAAGATGCCTATCTGGCTTCAGATGCCTATTTTCCTTTTTCCGATTCTGTGGATGTCGCCTATGAGTACGGGATCAAGGCAATTGTCCAGCCAGGGGGGTCAATCCGGGATAAGGAAGTCATCGACAGGGCTAATGAGCTGGGGATGATTCTGCTGTTTACGGGACGCAGGCACTTCAGACATTAA
- the purN gene encoding phosphoribosylglycinamide formyltransferase, whose amino-acid sequence MRVAVLASGRGTNLQALIEEWQNSFLPVEFVGVGSDKTDAYALVRAQEAGIPTAAFPKEGYPNREEQEKAIRDWLEDLNVQLLILAGYMKVFSPVFLKEVSYPIVNIHPSLLPSFPGLHAQKQALEYGVKISGCTVHFVDEGMDSGPIIMQETVPVFDEDTEDSLAERILKVEHEIYPEVIRLIAAGKVHRRGRKVHIHRDS is encoded by the coding sequence CTGCGTGTTGCTGTTCTGGCTTCAGGAAGAGGGACGAATCTGCAAGCTTTAATTGAAGAATGGCAGAACAGTTTTTTGCCGGTGGAATTTGTCGGTGTAGGCTCGGACAAAACGGATGCCTATGCCCTGGTCAGGGCTCAGGAGGCGGGGATTCCCACGGCTGCTTTCCCTAAAGAAGGCTATCCAAACCGGGAGGAACAGGAAAAGGCTATCCGGGACTGGCTGGAGGATTTGAATGTGCAGCTTCTTATTCTTGCCGGGTATATGAAAGTATTCAGTCCGGTATTTTTGAAAGAAGTAAGCTATCCCATTGTCAATATTCACCCTTCCCTTTTGCCGTCCTTTCCCGGCCTGCACGCTCAGAAACAGGCGTTGGAGTATGGTGTCAAGATCAGCGGCTGTACCGTACATTTTGTTGACGAGGGAATGGATTCAGGCCCGATCATCATGCAGGAAACGGTGCCGGTTTTTGACGAAGATACGGAAGACTCACTGGCTGAAAGAATACTCAAGGTTGAACACGAGATTTATCCGGAGGTAATCAGGCTTATTGCAGCGGGAAAGGTTCATCGCCGGGGCAGAAAAGTACATATCCACCGGGACAGTTAA
- the purM gene encoding phosphoribosylformylglycinamidine cyclo-ligase, translated as MGYTYKDAGVDIEAGNRAVERFKPAVARTMRPEVLGGLGGFGGLFQLDLNKYSNPVLVAGTDGVGTKLRLAFQLDKHDTIGQDAVAMCVNDVLVQGAEPLFFLDYLAVGKLVPEKVADIVAGIAAGCELAGCALIGGETAEMPGFYDTEEYDIAGFSVGAVNRANLIDGSKIREGDLLIGLRSSGLHSNGYSLVRRIFEEYAMDTVFPELGKPLGEVLLTPTRIYVKAVLPLLDKVSVLGMVHVTGGGLTENIPRVLPADLGVELDVTCWPVPPVFELLQRLGGVETAEMYRTFNMGIGFVLIVRAEEEEQAITVLKQSGEEPVRIGRVIRGEGVAYR; from the coding sequence GTGGGTTACACATATAAAGATGCCGGAGTGGATATTGAAGCCGGCAACAGAGCGGTTGAGAGATTTAAACCTGCCGTAGCCCGCACCATGAGGCCGGAGGTTCTCGGCGGGCTTGGCGGATTCGGAGGTCTTTTTCAGCTTGATCTGAACAAATATTCCAATCCGGTTCTTGTCGCCGGGACTGATGGGGTTGGGACAAAGCTTCGCCTGGCTTTTCAGCTGGATAAGCATGATACCATTGGCCAGGACGCAGTGGCGATGTGTGTCAATGATGTTCTGGTTCAGGGGGCGGAGCCTTTATTTTTCCTCGATTATCTGGCGGTCGGCAAGCTGGTTCCGGAAAAGGTCGCCGATATTGTCGCCGGAATTGCCGCCGGATGCGAGCTTGCCGGTTGTGCCCTGATTGGCGGGGAGACTGCGGAAATGCCCGGATTCTATGATACTGAAGAATATGATATCGCCGGCTTTTCCGTGGGGGCCGTGAACAGGGCAAACCTGATTGACGGATCAAAGATCCGGGAAGGAGACCTTTTGATCGGGCTAAGGTCAAGCGGATTGCACAGCAACGGGTATTCTCTGGTCCGCAGGATTTTTGAGGAGTATGCTATGGACACGGTTTTTCCTGAACTGGGGAAACCGCTTGGTGAAGTCCTGCTGACCCCGACCAGGATTTATGTGAAAGCTGTACTTCCGTTGCTGGACAAGGTTTCTGTCCTCGGGATGGTTCATGTCACGGGGGGGGGACTTACGGAAAATATCCCCAGAGTGTTGCCCGCAGATTTGGGTGTGGAGCTTGACGTAACCTGCTGGCCGGTTCCGCCGGTGTTTGAGCTGCTGCAAAGGCTTGGAGGAGTAGAAACAGCAGAAATGTACCGGACCTTTAATATGGGGATCGGATTTGTTCTAATTGTTCGCGCTGAGGAAGAAGAGCAGGCGATCACTGTACTTAAACAGTCCGGAGAAGAACCGGTAAGAATCGGCAGGGTAATTCGGGGTGAAGGGGTGGCTTACAGATGA
- the purF gene encoding amidophosphoribosyltransferase codes for MSVPWDDKPKEECGLFGIFAPEQDVSQLTYFGLYALQHRGQESAGIAVSDGRKIQLHKGMGLVSDVFSEEIIESLQGRMAIGHVRYSTTGSSLLTNAQPLVVHFQKGMLALAHNGNLTNAIELREDLNNQGAVFQTTIDSEVILNLIARYYRKSLEDAIIKTMIDIKGAYALVVMAENKVIGVRDPYGIRPLCIGVLDGRYCFASESSALDTIGAEFVRDVQPGEVVTLDENGISSRIGSQASAPAYCSFEYIYFARPDSTLDNINVWESRYQMGVELARECPVDADVVIPIPDSGTPAAIGYAHERGLPIEEGLLKNRYVGRTFIQPTQEMREIAVRIKLNANARVLKGKRVVMIDDSIVRGTTSSKLVEMVKSKGAKEVHLLISSPPVCHSCFYGIDTAEREKLIANKMDIEGIRQFVGADTLYYLSEEGLKRAIGNVPACLACFNGKYPVQVPKDFSKSGLEC; via the coding sequence GTGAGCGTGCCTTGGGATGACAAACCAAAAGAAGAGTGTGGTCTGTTCGGTATTTTTGCCCCTGAACAGGATGTCTCACAATTAACTTATTTCGGACTGTATGCTCTTCAGCACCGGGGGCAGGAAAGCGCGGGGATTGCAGTTTCGGATGGACGCAAGATCCAGCTTCATAAAGGAATGGGTCTTGTTTCCGATGTATTTTCCGAAGAAATCATTGAGTCTTTGCAGGGCAGGATGGCGATTGGCCATGTCCGCTATTCAACGACCGGTTCAAGCCTGCTGACTAACGCCCAGCCGCTTGTCGTTCATTTTCAGAAAGGGATGCTCGCTCTGGCCCATAACGGCAACCTGACCAATGCGATTGAACTGAGAGAGGATTTAAACAACCAGGGGGCGGTTTTTCAGACCACAATTGACAGCGAGGTCATTCTGAACCTGATTGCCCGTTATTATCGCAAGAGTCTGGAAGATGCCATTATTAAGACGATGATTGACATCAAGGGAGCCTATGCCCTGGTCGTTATGGCTGAGAATAAAGTGATCGGGGTACGCGATCCTTATGGGATAAGGCCCTTATGTATAGGGGTCCTGGACGGGCGCTACTGTTTTGCCTCGGAAAGCAGTGCTCTGGATACGATTGGGGCGGAATTTGTGCGGGATGTTCAGCCCGGGGAGGTTGTGACCCTTGATGAAAACGGCATCAGCTCACGGATAGGATCTCAAGCAAGCGCCCCGGCCTACTGTTCTTTTGAATATATTTATTTTGCCAGACCGGACAGTACTCTGGACAATATCAATGTTTGGGAAAGCCGGTATCAGATGGGTGTGGAATTGGCCCGGGAATGTCCTGTTGATGCGGATGTTGTTATTCCTATTCCCGATTCGGGCACACCGGCGGCTATTGGCTATGCCCATGAACGGGGGCTTCCCATCGAAGAAGGACTGCTGAAAAACCGCTATGTAGGCCGGACCTTTATCCAGCCGACTCAGGAAATGCGGGAGATTGCCGTAAGAATTAAGCTCAATGCCAATGCAAGAGTTTTAAAGGGGAAAAGGGTTGTCATGATCGATGATTCTATCGTCCGGGGAACAACAAGTTCAAAACTCGTGGAAATGGTAAAGAGCAAAGGGGCCAAAGAGGTTCATTTGCTGATCAGCTCACCTCCTGTCTGTCATTCCTGTTTTTATGGGATTGATACAGCGGAAAGAGAAAAGCTGATTGCCAATAAAATGGATATTGAGGGAATCCGCCAATTTGTCGGCGCAGATACTTTGTATTATCTTTCTGAAGAAGGCTTAAAGAGAGCTATCGGCAATGTTCCAGCTTGTCTGGCCTGTTTTAATGGAAAATATCCTGTACAGGTACCGAAGGATTTCAGCAAGAGTGGTTTAGAGTGCTGA
- the purL gene encoding phosphoribosylformylglycinamidine synthase subunit PurL codes for MDPKVWREMGLKDEEYDRIVALLGREPNYLEVGIFSVMWSEHCSYKTSKPVLRKFPTSGPQVLQGPGENAGIVDIGDNQAVVFKMESHNHPSAIEPYQGAATGVGGILRDVFTMGARPVAVLDALRFGPLDEGNNQYLFAGVVEGIGGYGNSIGIPTVGGDVYFQKCYSGNPLVNAMAVGLLEHQDIAKGVASGVGNPVMAVGARTGRDGIHGATFASIELSEESESKRSAVQVGDPFMEKLLMEACLELIKSGNVIGIQDMGAAGLTSSSSEMAARGGSGIEMDLSLVPRRETGMTPYEIMLSESQERMLVVPKAGKEAQVEEVFQRWGLEATVVGRVTDDGMYRLFDGKEMICEIPVRALTDEAPEYRRESREPEYYQKLRGQDLSEIKLKDSAENILLALLANPTIASKEWVYKQYDHQVGTNTAVIPGSDAGVLRIRGTQKGIAMTTDCNSRFVYLDPYIGGALAVAEAAQNIACQGGKPLAITDCLNFGNPEKPEIFWQFEQACAGISEACRVFNTPVIGGNVSLYNETPESAVYPTPMIGMVGLVEEISKIPSGKLTHSGDNIYLLGNPQGSLAGSEYLAMFEGLEAGALPELNLSEVKENIDFLLEANRKGLIRSAHDLSEGGLAVGLAEMSGKVCAVVSLETEDSLGTLFGERIGRIIIAADPAKAEELEKTAAKAKVMLTKIGLAGGSSLVIRVNGRELLNIPREKYTDIYENTIRKMMKA; via the coding sequence GTGGATCCTAAAGTTTGGCGGGAGATGGGACTCAAAGATGAGGAATATGACAGGATTGTTGCTTTATTAGGCCGGGAGCCCAATTATCTCGAGGTAGGTATTTTTTCGGTCATGTGGTCGGAGCATTGTTCTTATAAGACATCGAAGCCGGTATTAAGGAAATTCCCTACCTCAGGGCCGCAAGTCCTGCAAGGGCCCGGAGAAAATGCCGGAATTGTGGATATTGGAGACAATCAGGCAGTGGTCTTTAAAATGGAATCCCATAATCATCCTTCGGCAATAGAACCCTATCAGGGCGCGGCAACCGGTGTTGGGGGTATTCTCAGAGATGTCTTTACCATGGGCGCGCGCCCGGTAGCCGTACTTGACGCTTTGCGTTTCGGTCCCTTGGATGAGGGGAATAATCAATACCTCTTTGCCGGAGTAGTCGAAGGGATCGGCGGTTACGGCAACTCGATCGGGATACCTACAGTTGGCGGTGATGTTTACTTCCAGAAATGTTACAGTGGCAACCCTTTAGTCAACGCGATGGCTGTAGGTTTATTAGAACATCAGGATATCGCCAAAGGGGTCGCAAGCGGGGTAGGCAATCCGGTGATGGCTGTGGGAGCGCGTACCGGGCGGGACGGTATTCATGGAGCGACATTCGCGTCCATTGAGTTGAGTGAGGAATCGGAATCCAAACGTTCAGCCGTTCAGGTCGGCGACCCGTTCATGGAGAAGCTCTTGATGGAAGCGTGCCTGGAACTGATCAAATCAGGGAATGTCATCGGAATTCAGGACATGGGTGCGGCGGGGCTGACCAGCTCTTCCTCTGAAATGGCGGCCCGGGGCGGCAGCGGAATTGAAATGGACCTGAGCCTGGTTCCCCGCCGGGAAACAGGGATGACTCCTTATGAGATCATGCTTTCGGAATCTCAGGAAAGAATGCTGGTTGTGCCGAAAGCCGGCAAGGAGGCCCAGGTGGAAGAGGTCTTTCAGCGCTGGGGACTCGAGGCTACGGTTGTTGGGCGGGTTACTGATGACGGGATGTACCGTCTGTTTGACGGTAAGGAAATGATTTGCGAGATTCCCGTCAGGGCCTTGACGGATGAGGCGCCTGAATACCGCAGAGAATCACGGGAACCGGAATATTATCAAAAACTGAGAGGGCAGGATCTTTCAGAGATCAAGCTTAAGGACTCTGCGGAAAACATCCTGCTGGCCCTGCTGGCCAATCCCACCATTGCCAGTAAGGAGTGGGTCTATAAGCAGTATGACCACCAGGTTGGGACCAATACGGCAGTGATTCCGGGCAGTGATGCCGGTGTGCTCAGAATCCGGGGAACCCAAAAAGGAATAGCCATGACCACGGATTGTAATTCGCGCTTTGTTTATCTTGATCCCTATATCGGAGGAGCACTGGCGGTTGCGGAAGCCGCCCAAAATATCGCCTGTCAGGGAGGCAAACCCCTGGCCATTACAGACTGCCTGAACTTTGGCAATCCGGAGAAGCCGGAGATCTTCTGGCAGTTTGAACAAGCCTGTGCCGGGATAAGCGAAGCTTGCCGGGTTTTCAATACTCCTGTAATCGGAGGGAATGTCAGCTTATATAATGAAACTCCCGAAAGCGCGGTATATCCGACTCCCATGATTGGAATGGTAGGTTTGGTTGAAGAGATCAGTAAAATCCCCTCTGGTAAATTGACCCATTCCGGAGACAACATTTATTTGTTGGGCAATCCGCAAGGCAGTCTGGCCGGTTCGGAATACCTTGCGATGTTTGAAGGACTGGAAGCCGGCGCTTTGCCGGAGCTGAACCTGTCTGAAGTAAAAGAGAACATTGATTTCTTATTGGAAGCGAATAGAAAAGGACTCATCCGTTCCGCACATGATCTCAGTGAAGGCGGCCTTGCCGTAGGCCTTGCCGAAATGAGCGGTAAGGTATGTGCAGTGGTTTCACTGGAGACAGAAGATAGTTTAGGAACATTATTCGGGGAACGGATTGGACGGATAATTATCGCAGCTGATCCGGCTAAAGCCGAAGAGCTGGAGAAAACAGCAGCTAAGGCTAAAGTGATGTTAACGAAAATCGGCCTTGCCGGAGGCAGCAGCCTGGTTATCCGCGTGAATGGCAGGGAACTCCTCAATATCCCTAGAGAAAAATATACGGATATCTATGAAAACACAATCAGAAAAATGATGAAAGCCTGA
- the purQ gene encoding phosphoribosylformylglycinamidine synthase subunit PurQ codes for MKIGIVRFPGSNCEVDCLEAWRVLGEEPVMLWHQETSVQGFDLIVLPGGFSYGDYLRTGAIARFSPIMEDVIRFAREGGLVWGICNGFQILTECGLLPGALLRNAGLHFICDRQYLRVERNDLAFTNEYERGQVIQIPINHGEGNYTIDDRGLDELETNNQVVFRYVTEQGSPNLQGNPNGSRHSIAGIVNKEGNILGMMPHPERVVEEIVGGTDGRGIFLSVIKAWERRMSSGS; via the coding sequence ATGAAAATCGGAATAGTGCGTTTTCCAGGATCAAACTGTGAGGTTGACTGTTTGGAAGCGTGGCGTGTCCTCGGTGAAGAACCGGTGATGCTCTGGCATCAGGAGACATCAGTTCAGGGATTTGACCTGATTGTGCTGCCGGGAGGATTTTCCTACGGTGATTATCTCAGAACCGGAGCGATAGCCCGGTTTTCTCCCATTATGGAAGATGTGATCAGATTCGCCCGCGAAGGCGGTTTGGTCTGGGGAATCTGCAATGGATTTCAGATTTTAACGGAGTGCGGGCTGCTTCCGGGAGCCCTCTTGCGCAATGCCGGCCTGCACTTTATTTGTGACAGGCAATATTTGCGGGTGGAGCGTAATGACCTGGCATTTACAAACGAGTATGAGAGAGGCCAGGTTATTCAAATACCGATTAACCACGGGGAAGGCAATTATACCATTGATGACCGGGGTTTGGATGAGCTGGAAACCAATAACCAGGTTGTTTTCCGCTATGTGACGGAGCAAGGGTCTCCGAATCTTCAGGGTAATCCTAATGGATCGCGTCACAGTATTGCCGGTATTGTGAATAAAGAAGGCAATATTTTGGGCATGATGCCGCATCCGGAGCGTGTTGTCGAAGAGATCGTGGGCGGAACCGACGGCAGAGGGATATTCCTTTCCGTAATCAAAGCATGGGAGAGGAGGATGTCCAGTGGATCCTAA
- the purS gene encoding phosphoribosylformylglycinamidine synthase subunit PurS has product MLKAKVNVTLKKSILDPQGSAVEKALRSMDYPVHSVRIGKFMEVTLNEESKEKATQVMDEICRKLLSNPVIEDYTFELED; this is encoded by the coding sequence ATGCTTAAAGCCAAGGTAAACGTAACCTTGAAAAAAAGCATCCTTGACCCGCAGGGCAGTGCGGTAGAAAAAGCTTTGCGCAGTATGGACTATCCGGTCCATTCTGTGCGTATCGGCAAATTTATGGAAGTTACCCTTAATGAAGAGTCCAAAGAAAAGGCGACACAGGTTATGGATGAAATCTGCCGTAAATTGCTCTCCAATCCCGTTATAGAAGACTACACGTTTGAGTTGGAGGACTAA
- the purC gene encoding phosphoribosylaminoimidazolesuccinocarboxamide synthase: MQKSAMLYEGKAKKIYDTDDQNCFWVEYKDDATAFNGVKKGTIVDKGIINNKMSAMMFKYLEGKGIETHFVELLNDREQIVRRLDMMPLEVVVRNIVAGSLSKRVGKDEGYVLASTVLELYYKDDSLGDPMVNETHAQAMGWASIEEVETMKKIALRVNEEMAKLTAKAGITLVDYKLEFGKANGKIFLGDEISPDTCRFWDTETKEKLDKDRFRRDLGKVEEAYVEVYSRLKEAVENA; the protein is encoded by the coding sequence ATGCAAAAATCAGCTATGCTTTACGAAGGTAAGGCCAAAAAGATTTATGACACGGATGACCAGAACTGTTTTTGGGTGGAATACAAGGATGATGCGACAGCTTTTAACGGCGTCAAAAAAGGCACGATTGTGGACAAGGGGATCATCAACAATAAGATGTCGGCCATGATGTTCAAGTATTTGGAAGGCAAGGGGATTGAAACCCATTTTGTCGAATTGCTCAATGACCGGGAACAGATTGTCAGAAGGTTGGACATGATGCCGCTGGAGGTCGTTGTCCGTAATATTGTTGCCGGGAGCCTGTCCAAACGTGTCGGGAAAGATGAGGGCTATGTACTGGCTTCCACAGTTCTCGAGCTCTATTATAAGGATGACAGTCTTGGTGATCCCATGGTGAACGAAACACATGCCCAGGCGATGGGCTGGGCTTCTATTGAAGAGGTCGAAACAATGAAGAAGATCGCCTTAAGGGTCAATGAAGAAATGGCTAAGCTTACAGCTAAAGCGGGAATTACACTTGTTGACTATAAACTGGAGTTTGGTAAAGCAAACGGTAAAATATTCCTGGGTGATGAAATTTCCCCTGATACCTGCCGTTTCTGGGATACGGAAACCAAGGAAAAGCTGGATAAGGACCGTTTCCGCAGAGACCTGGGTAAAGTTGAAGAAGCTTATGTAGAAGTCTACAGCCGTCTGAAGGAGGCCGTTGAAAATGCTTAA